In the genome of Hyalangium minutum, the window GGGCGCGCAATGCCTTCGCGCTGGTCAGGCCCCCGGGGCACCACGCCGAGCCCGGCCGCTCCATGGGCTTCTGCCTCTTCAACAACGTGGCCATCGCGGCGGAGGCGGCGCGACGGCGCGGGCTGGAGCGCGTGCTGGTGCTGGACTGGGACGTGCACCACGGCAACGGCACCCAAGCCGCCTTCTGGGAGCGGCGGGACGTGCTCTACCAGTCCGTGCACCAATACCCGTATTACCCAGGCACGGGCGCGCCGCACGAGGTGGGCGCGGGCGAAGGGAAGGGCTTCACCGTCAACTGTGGCATCCCCGGCGCCGCCACGGACAAGGACTACCAGGCCGTCTTCGAGGAGCTCTTCCTGCCCATCGCCGAGGCGTTCCGGCCGCAGCTGGTGCTCGTGTCCGCGGGCTTCGATGCGCACCGGGCGGACCCCATCGGAGGAATGCTCGTCACGGAGCGGGGCTTTGCGGCGATGTGCTCGGCGATGAAGTCCCTGGCGGAGAGCGTGTGCGACGGCAGGCTGGTGCTTCTCCTGGAGGGCGGCTATTCGCTGGAGGGACTTTCCCAGTCCGTACATGCCTGCGTAGAGGTGCTCGCGGGCCGGCGGGACAGCTTCCCCACTGGGGAGACGACCTCGGACGCGATGAGGGCGCTGGCCCAGAGCCGCGAGGCGCTCAAGCCCTACTGGCCGAACCTCTGACGCCGGGCCCCGGGCCTACCAGGAGGCCACCCCGGGCTGCCGTTCCTGGGGCATGAAGCGGGCCACGGTGGACAGGAGCGCATCAAGGTCCAGTGGCTTCGGGAGGTAACCATTGACCCCGAGCCGGGAGACCTCGGCGGCGCTGAGGCCCTGTCCGGAGACGATGATGACGGGGATGTCAGCGAACTCCTCCTGGGAGCGCTGCCACGCGCGGAAGGCCCACCCGCTCACGTCGGGCATCATCAAGTCCAACAGGATGAGGTCCGGACGCAGGCCCTGCCTCAGCGCCTCCCGGGCCTCGCGCCCGCTGGCGGCGGTGACGACGTGGTAGCCCTCCATCTCAAGGGCGTCCTGGAGCGAAAACAAAATGTCGTGGTCGTCATCGACGACGAGCAGGCTCCTCAGTGGCTCCATGGCCCTCTCCTCCCTGCTATTCAGGGTGAGGACGATGACCCGGCCCTGCCACCAAGCCCCCTCTGCCCCGTGCCCGCAGGGAGACCAGGCAAGGTCACTCGCACGATCGCCCGAGCGTACATACCTAAAAGTACACGAAGGTTTTCCCACCGCTCGGCGCAATGACTCCAGGCACTTCCACCCATGGCATGAACAACTCCAGCGATGGGCATGACCGAGGTGTACGTCACGAAGCTCCCGGTCCTCGCGGGCCCGATACGTGGGAGCAGACAACCCCGGAAAACTCCCTGCACCTGCTCTCCGAGGCCGGCCGCCTGCTCTCCCAGCGGACGAGAGGGCTGCGCCGCATGCTCCGGGACGTGGCCCGCCTCACCACGGTGCATGGCCTGGCCACCTTCTGCCTGGTGGACCTCGTCACGCCCGAGGGGCAGCCGCAGCGGGTGGCGGCGGTGCACACGGATCCCGACCAGGAGGTCCGGCTCCGGGCCCTCGCCTGTCACCCGCGCTCGGACACGGCGTGCAGCCCGTGGCTGGAGGTGATCCACACGGGTGTGCCGCAGCGCTTCGTGGACTTCCCGGTGGAGATCCGCCGGCAGATGGGTGTGCTCCCGGAGCCCCTCGTGGCCCTGGAGGAGTTCGCGCCGCGCTCGGTGCTGATGGTTCCGCTGAAGGGGCGCCGGCGCGTGCTGGGCCTGCTGCTGCTGGGCCGGTGCGGGCCCGAGCCCGCCTATGGCCCGATGGACCTGGAGGTGGCCGAGGAGCTCGCGCGCACGGTGGTGGCGGCGATGGAGACCCGCAGACTGGCGCGCCGGGCGCGGCGGGCTGAGCGCCGGGCCCGGTTCATCGCCCGGGCGAGCCAGGCGCTGGCGGCCTCGCTCGACTTCCGCGTGACGCTGGACCGGGTGGCGCAGCTGGCGGTGCCGGTGGTGGCGGACCTGTGCACGGTGGACATGCTCGAGGAGGATGGGACGATCCGCCGGCTCGCGGTGGCGCACCGGGCGCCGGAGAAGGCGGCTGTGGCCTGGGAGTTGGAGCACCACTGGCCCTCCCGGCTGGATGATGCGTACGGACCAGGCCGGGTCATCCGCGAGGGCCAGCCGGAGCTGCGCGGCGATGTGCCGGACTCGAAGCTGCCCCGGGCGGCGCGGGACGGAGAGCACCTGCGCGCCCTGCGCTCACTGGGGCTGGAGTCGTACCTCACCACTCCGCTGCAGGCGCGCGGGCGGACGCTGGGAGCCATCACCTTCGCGTATGCCGGCTCCCACCGCCGCTACCGGCAGGCCGACCTGCGGCTGGCCATGGAGCTGGCGTCGCGCGCGGCCCTGGCGGTGGACAACGCCCTGCTCTACCGCGCCTCGCGAGAGGCGGTGCGACTGCGGGATGAGTTCCTCTCGGTGGCATCGCACGAGCTGAAGACGCCGCTCACGCCGCTGAACCTCCGGCTGCAGACGCTCCGGCGCGAGCTGGAGCGGAAGGGAGCACCGCTGGACCCGCTCCGTATTAAGGAGCACGTCGCGGTGCTACAGCGCCAGTGCAAGCGGCTGTCGACGCTGGCGGAGGGCCTGCTGGATGTGTCCCGCCTGGAGGCGGGCCGGCTGGTGCTGGACCTGGATTACGTGGACCTGTCGGCGCTCATGCGCGAGGTAGTGAGCCGGTTCGCAGCGCAGGCGGAGCGGACGAGCACGCTGCTGGAGGTGACCGCGCCGGAGCCCGTGGTGGGGCGCTGGGACCGCATCCGGCTGGAGCAGGTGGTGAGCAGCCTGCTGAGCAACGCGCTCAAGTACGGTGCGGGCCGCCCCATCCACATCAGCGTGGAGCAGGTGACCACCGGAGCACGGCTCACGGTGCGGGACGAGGGCATCGGCATCTCTCCGGAGCACCTGCCGCGCATCTTCGACCGCTTCGAGCGGGCGGTATCGGCGGAGCACTTCGGCGGGCTGGGGCTGGGGCTGTACCTGACGCGGCACCTGGTGGAGGCCTTTGGGGGGACCATCCGAGCCTTGAGCGAGCCGGGCAAGGGCTCCACTTTCGAGGTGAACCTACCACTGGCCTCACCGGCGGCTTGACGCAGGCCAGCACGTGGCCCAGCGTGCGCGGCCGTCGAGCGGCGCTCACGCAGGAGGGGCACGGATGGCTGAGACAAGATACGGAACGGCCCTCATCACCGGGGCCTCGAGCGGGCTGGGGTACGGACTGGCGCTGTGGTTCGCCAAGCGCGGCACGCGGGTGTTTGCCGCAGCGAGGCGGCTGCAGAACCTCCAGGCGCTCGCGGAGGAGGCCCGGGCGGCGGGCGGCACCGTGGAGCCGGTGGAGATGGACGTCTCTCGCACGGACGAGACGATGGCGCACCTCCAGAAGATCGACGCGGACTGCGGCGGGCTGGACCTGGTGGTGGCCAACGCGGGCGTGGGGCTGGACACCAACGGCAAGCGCTTCAAGTGGGAGCGCGCCAAGCAGGTGCTGGAGGTGAACGTGATGGGGGCGGCGGCCACGCTGAGCGCGGTGCTGCCACAGATGGTGGAGCGCAAGCGCGGACACCTCGTGGGCGTCTCCAGCCTCGCGGGGTTCCGGGGGCTGCCGAAGAACGCGGCCTACTCGGGCTCGAAGGCATTCCTGAGCACGTTCATGGAGAGCCTGCGGGTGGACCTGCGGGGCACGGGGGTGCGCGTCACCTGCATCTACCCGGGCTTCGTGAAGACGGACATGACGGCGCCCAACAAGCACCCCATGCCGTTCATGCTCGAGGCCGCCGAGGCCGCCGAGCTCATGGGCAAGGCCATCGTGCGCGGCCAGACGGTGTTCTCGTTCCCGTGGCAGACGCGGGCGGCGATGGGGGTGGCTCAAGCCCTCCCCAACGCCGTGTTCGATCCGCTGATGCGCAAGCTGCGCTGACGGGCTACTGCTGGCCCATCAGGAACTGCCGCTCGTCGATCTGGCCCTTCTGAGGGGTGACCTCCTTCGGCTCGGTCCCCTTCTTGAAGTACATGATCTTCATGCCCTTGGAGCTGTCCGAGGCGATCTTCCCCGTCTTCGAGTCGATCGGCAGCTTCACCAGATCCATGCTCTGCCACGGGTAGAACTCCGGCTGCGGCCGGTCCGCGATGGCCTTCTTCATGTACTCCAGCCAGATGGGCAGCGCGGCGCGGCCACCCGTCTCGAAGCGGTTGAGCGGGTGCGGGTTCAAGTCGTAGCCCACCCACGCCACCGTGACGAGATCCCTCGTGAAGCCGGAGAACCACGTGTCGAACGAGTCGTTCGTGGTGCCCGTCTTGCCCGCGGTGGGGCGGCCCAGGCGCTGAGCCGGACCGCCCGTGCCCTCGAGCACCACGCCGCGCATGAGGTGGGTGATGATGAAGCCGGTCTCCGGGCTCATGACCTGCTCGCCGGGCTCGAAGAGGCGCGCGTAGCCGGAGGCAACGCGATCCTGGAGCGGGGCCCACGGATCATCGAATGCGGTGTGGTCCTCGAGCGTGCGGCCGAAGCGATCCTCGATCTTGCGGACGAAGTACGTGGGCTTCTTGCGGCCGTAGCGGTTGAAGGTGGCGTACACCTGGGCCAGTTCCACCGGGTAGACGCACGAGGAGCCGAGCGCGGCGGAGAAGTCCATGTTCATCGGCGTGGACAGGCCCAGCGTCTTGGCCCACTCGGACATGTTCTTGGTGCCGATGGCGCCGAACGTCTTCACGGCGGGGATGTTCATGGAGTTGATGAGCGCGTTGCGCAGCAGCACGTCTCCGACGAACTCCTCGGTGTAGTTCTCCGGCTTCCAGGACACCTTGTTGTCCGGGTCGTGCTCGACGATGGGCGAGTCCACGATGATGGTGGCCTCGGTCCACTTCAGCTTCTCGATGGCGGCCGAGTACACCAGCGGCTTGTACGAGCTGCCAGGCTGGCGGCACGCCTGAAACGCGCGGTTGAACTCGTTGTCGTCGAAGTCGTACCCGCCCACCATGGCGGTGAGGTACTGCCGGTGCGGGTCGATGGAGACGAGCGCGCTCTGGGGCTCGGGCAGCTGCTCCAGCCGGAAGAGGTAGGGGCCCTTGCGGGAGGGCTTGGCCGCCTCGGCGGTCTTCGCGTCGGCCTCCTCCGGGGCGATCTCCTCCTCACCCTCCTTGGGAGGCTCGGCGGGCTTCTCCTCGTCGTCGGGGATCAGCGCGGCCATGCTCTTGTCGTACTGCTCCTTATCGTCCCACAGGCCCTTCTTCTTCACGTGCCGGACGACGATCAGGTCTCCCTCGTTCACGGCCTTCTTCACCGAAGAGATCATCCCGCCCACGGAGTAATAGGACTCGGGGTTGACCTTGCGGGCCCAGCGCATGCCGAGCAGCGGCAGCCGGCCGGCGTACGGGCCCACCTGGATGTCGGCGCCCTTGCCGTCCGCGTCGATCTTCGTGACGACGGCGACATAGAGCCGGTTGAGGATGAGCTCCTCCTTGGCCATGACCTTCTTGGAGCGGTCAATGAAGGCCTTGCGCTCGTCCTCGGACAGGGGCTTCTCGGTGAGAGGCCCGCGCCAGCCCTGGCGCTTGTCCAGCGTGAGCAGGCCGCGGAGCACCGCCTCCTGCGCGGCGCGCTGCCGCTCGCTGTCCATGGTGGTGAAGACCTTCAGGCCCTGCTCCAGCAGCGCGGGGTTGCCGTAGCGCTCGACGATGTCGCGGCGGGCCTGCTCGACGAAGTACGGGGCGAACTCGTGGAACACGTCCTCCACGGGGTAGACGTTCACGGGCTCGGCCGTGGCCTCGTCATGCTCCTTCTGGGTGATCATCCCCTCCACGAGCATGCGGCGCAGCACGTACTCGCGGCGCTTCTTCGCGGCCTCCGGGCGCAGGAACGGCGAGTAGCGGCTGGGCGCCTGGGGCAGTCCGGCGATGAGCGTCATCTCGCCCAGCGTCAGGTCCTTCACGTCCTTGCGGTAGTAGTTCTCCGCCGCGCTCTGCACGCCGTAGCTGTGGTGCCCGAGGAAGACGTTGTTCAGGTAGAGGTAGAGGATCTCCTCCTTCGTCAGCGCCGCCTCCAGGCGCATGGCGAGGATGGCCTCGCGAATCTTGCGCTTGGGCGTCTTGGCGGTGGCCTCCTTGTAGCCCTCGGCGGCGATGAGGACCGCCTTGGCCGTCTGCTGCGTCAGGGTCGAGCCACCCTGCACGCCGCCGCCGCGCAAGCCCAGCTTGGTGAGCACCGTCTTCGTGACGGCGCGCGTCGTGCCCAGCACGTCCACGCCGAAGTGGTCGAAGAAGCTCGAGTCCTCGCTGGCGATGAAGGCCTGCACCAGGCGCTTGGGGATGCGCTCATAGGGCACCACCTTGCGCCGCTGGTTGTAGAACTCGCCGGCCAGCACCGCGTCGTCCGTGTAGACCTCGGTGACGATAGGGGGCCAGTACTCGTCCACCTTGGGGATGGCCGGCAGGCCCTGCGAGAAGATGTAGTACACCGCCAGCACGCCTACGGCTCCGGCGGTAGCGCCCGTGAGGGTCAGCCATCCCAGGAGCTTGAGGGGAAAGAGCCACCAGCGAGGCTTCTTGCCTTCGGTGAGGACAAGCTTCGAGCGGCGGCGGTCGATGTTCGGAGTCGGAGTGCTCATGACGGTTCCAGCGCAGCTCTTCTGAGTATGTCCTTCAGCTCTGGAGGCAACTGCGCCTCCACCGTCACCTTCCCACCGTGTTGGGGGTGCGGAAATTCGATGCGCTCGGCGTGCAGGAACAAACGTTTCAAGCCCCACCGGGCCCGCACATCCCGGTTGAAGGCAAAGTCACCATACTTCTTGTCTCCCGCAACGGGGTGCCCCACTGCGGCCAGGTGCCTTCTTATCTGATGCGTGCGCCCTGTCTCGATGGAGCAGGAGAGCAGCGCCACCTCGCTCGACTGCCGGATGACCTTCCATCGGGTGAGGGCCTCCTGCATGTTCACCCCTCGACGGGCCTTGGACTCGGCCGTCTGCTGGTGCTCCGACAACGGCAAGTCGATGACACCCGAGTCCTTCGGCATCTTCCCCTTCACCAGGGTGATGTAGCGCTTCCGCGATTTACCCTCAGTGAAAACTTCCGTGAAATGCACCATCGCCGGGCGGCGCTTGGCCACGAGGATGACGCCGGAGGTCTCCCGGTCGAGCCGATGTGCGGGGGAGGCGGTGAAGTCGTTGCGGACGGCCTTGGGCCCCAGGTAGGCACGCACATAGTCCACCAGGGTACCCCCCGTAATTCCGGAGCCGGTGTGGACGGCCATGCCGCTGGGCTTGTCGACGGCCATCATCCAGTCGTCCTCCAGGAGGATGACGAGCTCGGAGGGGTCCACGAGGGGTGGCGGGGGTGGGGTGCGGGGCCCGGACTTGGCGGGACCTGTTAGCTGCTGCTCATCTCCGCGGATGGCGATGACGTCCCCGGGGGCGAGCAGCTGCTCGGGCTGGGCCCGCTTGCCGTTCACGCGGACCTTCTTGACCCGGATCATCTTGAAGAGATGGCTGGTGGGGACGTTGGGCAAGCGCTTGCGCAGGTACTTGTCCAGGCGCATGCCGTTACTGTCCTCTTCGATTCGGTACTCGATCATTTGTTCTTTGCACGGGACCAGACCACACGAATAATGGCTGGTCCATGCCGAAGGCTCCCAGTATCGAGAAGCTGCTTCAAAGTGGCTCGGCCGAGTGGAACAAGCTCCGCAAGGCCGGCCAGGTGCCCACCGACCATACAGGCGCCACGTTCACCCAACTCTTCTCCGCGAACGCGGACCTCTCAGGGCTCGAGCTCGTGGGCTCGGAGTGGGAGCGGTGCGACCTGTCGAAGATGAACTTCCGGGACGCGGACCTGTCGAACGCGTACTTCCACGGCGGACGGTTGCAGGACTGTGACTTCCGCGGTGCGAACCTCGAGGGGGCGACCTTCGAGAAGCTGAAGTTGCTGCGCTGCGACTTCACGGGAGCCACGGGACTGGACGACGTCGAGATGGAGGACGTCGACATGGACCGGGTGGTGGGACTGGATGGCGAGGAGGCCCCTCCCCCGCCGCCTCCCCCAGCCCAGGGGATTACGGCGTTCACGCGTGAGCAGCGCGAGAAGGCGCTGGGCGCGGCGGCCGCGGCCGTGGTGGGCCCGCTGCAGGAGGAGCTGCCTCCGTTCAAGCCGCAGGATCCGCCGGGCGCGCTGTTCTTCCGGGCGCTGAAGCGCCAGGCGGCTCCGCCGGTCTGGGTGCTGGACGTGCCGGGCTTGAGGCCGCTGGTGCCGCAGCGGCTGCCCCCGGGCTCGTCGCTGGAGGCCATGTACCGCGAGGCGGTGAAGTCCCGGCTGGAGAACAAGAAGCCGGGGGCGGACCCGAACGCGGTGGAGCGGGCGCAGAAGGCGCTGCGGATGGGCGGGAAGGACGCGGCGGTGGCGGCCATGTACCTGCGCGAGGTCGGCGTGCTGCCGCTGTTCCGGTTCTCGGCGGCGAAGGTGCTGAAGGACGCACTGCGGGCCGAGGTGGACGTAGATGACCTGACGGGCGCGATTGATCCGCGGGTGACGGGCGCGCTGCTGGAGCTGCGGCTGACGCACGAGGTGGTGGAGCACCTGCAGGAGGCACGCAAGCGGCTGGCGGCGACGCAGTTGTACACGGCGCTGCTGGAGGCGGGCTTCAACCCGGAGAACAACTGGGAGGAGGCGCTGGAGTCGGCCGAGCCGGCGATGGAGCTGGCGCAGGCGGCGACGGCGGAGAACCGCAACGCGCTGTTCGAGGGCTTCCAGGTGTTCGCGGCACTCCCGGAGGAGGCGCGGCTGCGACGGCTGGCGTACCTGGCGGAGACGGTGTCGAACCTGGAGCTGGTGAGCCGGCTGCCAGAGGGCATGGAGCCGCAGTGGCTGACGGGCCCCGAGACGCGCGAGTGCCACGAGCGGGAGATGACGTACGTCCAGGCGCTGAAGGCGGCGGACATCCCGGTGAAGGTGGCGGCGCTGGCGAAGACGGAGCTCGGCGTGCCCGAGGGCGAAGTGCCCGAGGACAGCGACGACGACCTCTTCATCCACCTGCGCTGTGACGTGTGCGGCAAGGAGAAGCTGATCGTCCAGTCCCAGGTGGACTGAGCGAGGCGTCTACTCCGCGAGGACTTCCCGGGCCGTGTCCAAGAAGGCCCGGAACGCCGGGGAGACCTGGGTGCGGCTGGGGAAGAAGAGGAACAGCCCTGGCACGTGCGCCGCGTAGGGCTCGAGCACCAGCCGCAGGGTGCCGAGCTTCAGCTGGGCCGCCACCGAGGGCTCGAAGGCGTACAGGAGCCCCAGGCCCTCCTGAGCCATGGTGATCATCAGCCGCTCGTTGTTGCACGTGAACGGTCCACGGACCGGGACGCGCCACGTCTTCTTTCCCTGCTCGAGCTCCCACGCGTAGGACGCCCCCGTGCCAAAGCGGTAGCAGATGCAGTCATGCGTGAGGAGATCCTTGGGCCGCTTGGGGACGCCCCGCCTCTCCAGATAGGACGGTGCGCCGACGACGATGAACCGGCTGGCCTCCGTCAGCCGGACGTGCACCATGTCGCGCTCCAGAAACTCCTCCAGCCGGATGCCGGCATCGAAGCCCTCGGCGACGATGTCGATCCGCTGGTTGTCGACCTGAATCTCGAGCTCGACCTCGGGGTAGCGCTCGGCGAACCGGGGCACCAGGGGCGTGATGACGGGCAGCACGGAGATGTCGGGCACGGTCAGGCGGACCCTCCCTGTCACGGTGCCCCGCTGAGAGGACGTGTTCTTCATGGCCTCGAGGGCCTGGTTGACGGCCGGACTGGCTTGCTCGAACAAGCGGCGGCCCGCTTCGGTGAGCGCCACACTCCGGGTGGTCCGTGAGAGCAGGGTTACCCCCAGCCGGGACTCCAGCTGCCGGACGGACTGGCTCAGGGCAGAAGAAGAGATGCCCAGTTCCTTCGCGGCGGCGGCGAAGCTGCGGCGCCGAGCGACCTCCAGGAACTGGTTCAGGGCATTGAGGGGCGTGAAGGCCATTCTGAAGATTTCCTAAAGAGCACGTCCACATTCTGCCTGTTTCGCGAAACGAATCTCCAGAGCAGATTTGGGACCCATCCATCCTCACGAACTCAAACGGAGTCACCGATGCTGAAGACCCCCGCCTATGCCACCGCTGCTCCCAACAAGCCGCTGGCGCCCACCACCATCGATCGGCGCGAGCCCGGCCCGCGTGACGTGCTCATCGACATCCTCTTTAGCGGCGTGTGCCACTCCGACATCCACCAGGCCCGCGACGAGTGGGGCGGCGCCCTGTTCCCCATGGTGCCCGGGCACGAGATCATCGGCCGGGTGAAGCAGGTGGGCCCGCAGGTCAGCAAGTTCAAGACCGGGGACCTCGTGGGCGTCGGGTGCATGGTGGACTCCTGCCGCGACTGCGGCACGTGCCACAAGGACCTCGAGCAGTTCTGCGAGAGGGGCATGGCCGCCACGTACAACGGGACGGAGATGGACCGGAAGACGCCGACCTACGGCGGCTACTCGACGCAGATCACCGTGGCCGAGCACTTCGTGCTGAAGGTGCCGGAGAACCTGGACCCCGCGGGTGCGGCGCCGCTGCTGTGCGCGGGCATCACGACCTACTCTCCGCTGCGGCAGTGGAACTGCAAGAAGGGCGACCGCGTCGGCGTGGTGGGGCTGGGCGGACTGGGCCATATGGCGGTCAAGCTCGCGGTGTCGATGGGCGCCGAGGTGACGATGCTCAGCACGTCTCCCTCCAAGGAGGCGGATGCGCGCAAGCTGGGTGCGCAGGGGTTCGCGCTCACCAAGGACGAGGCCACGTTCAAGAGGTTGGCCAACCACTTCGATCTCATCATCAACACCATCTCGGCGCCCCACGACTACAACAAGTACATGGGGATGGTGCGTCCGCAGGGCGCGATGGTGATTGTGGGCGTCCCGCCGGAGCCTACGCCCGTGTCCGCGTTCTCGCTGATTGGGGGGAACAAGCGGCTGGCCGGCTCGATGATCGGGGGCATCCGCGAGACGCAGGAGATGCTCGACTACTGCGGCAAGCACCAGATCGTCTCGGACGTCGAGATCATCCCCATGCAGAAGATCAACGAGGCCTATGAGCGCATGATCAAGAACGACGTGCGCTACCGCTTCGTCATCGACATCGCGTCGCTCAAGCAGGCGTAGGCAACACCGGCGCGGCCGCCCCCGTGGCTCAGCTCACCGCGGGAGGCGGCGCTGCCGCGTACTTCTGGCGCAGCAGCTCATCCGTCGTCACCACGGCAATCCCGAGGCGCTTCAGGCGGGTGAGCACGTCCCCCAACACCCGAACCGTCTGCGGGTGGATGTCGTGGAAGAGGATCGCCCCACCCGTGGTCTGCACGCCGCCCGGCACCGCGAAGACGTTCGCCAGGATGCGCGGGTCATCGTTGCGGTAGCGCCAGTCCCACGAGTCCGCGTTCCACAGCACCGCCATGTTCCCGCGTGCGTGGATGACCTCCTTCACCACGTTGTCCATCGAGCCATACGGTGGGCGCATCTGCACCATCGGATGGGAGCGGCCCAGCGCGGCATCCACCGCCGCCTGTGCCGCATTGAGCTGCCGCTCGATCTCCTCCCGGCTCACCTTCACGTAGTCCGGATGGTCATCGCTGTGGTTCCCCAGGGTGTGCCCCTCCGCGACGATGCGGCGGATCAGCTCGGGATACTCGCGCGCCTTCTTGCCGAGCACGAAGAACGTGGCCTTCGCTCCGTAGCGCTTGAGGATGTCCAGCACCTTCGGCGTGTTCACCGGGTGCGGCCCGTCATCGAACGTGAGCGCGGCCTTCCCCTGGAAGCGCTCGGGCCAGAAGATCCCCTTCACCGCAGGCGGCTGCACGGGCTTCTCCGCGCGATTCGCTGGAGGCAACTCGATCGTCATGCCCACTGGCAGCCGGTTGGGGTCCGGAAGGATGTCCTTGTTCAGCTCCGCGATCTCCGTCCAGCGCTTGGGATCTCCCAGCTTCGCCTTGGCTACCGACCCGAGCGTGTCCTTGGCGTGGATGGTGTACGTGGCATTGCGTCCGGGAGAGGCGGGCGTCGTCGCGGCAGGCGTTCTGGAACCAGTGGCAGGCATGGCGTTCCTCCCGAGCAGGGTCTCCCCATCGTAACGCTCGGGACCGCCAGCCGCCGCCAGGCCCCAGGCACTCCCTGCTCCCCAAGGGATCACGTCGACTGGCCGACACTCCCGGGCTCAGTGGGCAGGGAATACGCCACCGTGGGAGGCAGCATCACCTTCACCTTGTCCCCCGGGCGGATCACCCCCGGCCGCTCCACCCACCCCACCAGCCCGCGCCGGTGGTGTGCCGCCTTCACGAACCGGCTCGCCAGCCCTGCCTGCTCCGGGTGGTGGGCCTCCAGCGCCCGGCCCGCCTTCCGGCACGGCTCGTTCTCCCCCTCCACCACCAACGCCACGTCCTCGGGAAAGAAGAGCCGCGTTCCCGGCGGCAGCTGCGTCAGCCCCGGCACTCCGGCCAGCTCCAGGTTCGCGCCCAGCCACGCCGCCAGCACCTGGGGCAGCCCGAGCGCCTCGGCCATCAGCGCCAGTTCCTCCGTAGACACCAGGGACACCTGCCGCGTGTTGCGCACCAGCGTCCCCTTGGGGAACCACGGCGTGCGCACGTCCGCCTTCCGCGTCAGCCCCGAGTGCCGATCTCCCACGAAGCCCTCGAAGCCCACCTTCACCTCGGGCATGTCCCGCGTGACATGGTTCTTCGGCTCGGCCCCAATGAGGACGCGCACCGTACGGGCTGTCAGCTGCATCGCCATGGCCCTCCTTAGAAGAGCGCGAGTTGCTGCGGCTTGCTCCCGAGCGCCCGGGCGTCGATGCCCTGCTCCCGGAGGAGCTGCGCCAGCTCTTCCTTGAAGCCGTGGTGGGTGATGACCTCGCGAGCCCCTGTGTCCTTCACGTACTTCACCAGCGAGGGGCAGTCCGCGTGGTCCGACACCGGGAACGCCACCTGCGCCCCGTAGCGGTACGCCGCACCCGGGTCCAGCGCCCAGCCCGTCAGCACCGCCGTCGCCCGAGGCCACAGCCCCGACAGCCCGCCTCCGCGCGCCAGGTGCGGCGGGAAGAAGAGCACCTCGCCCGGCTCGACCTTGCCGTCGAAGCGCCGCAGCCGCTCGATGGTGACTCCCAGCTCCGTGTAGAGCTGTGCCATCTCGAAGATGGACGCGTGCGCCACCAGCGAGAGGCCCTTGCCCGCGAGGTACTTCATCGCCTCCTGGCTCTTGCCCAGCGGGTAGCCGAGCAGCACCGGCACCGTGCCCCGCTCCAGCTGCTGGCGCACCCACGCCTCCACCTTCGCCAGCACCTCGTCCTTCGGAGGGAACCGATAGCGCGGATGGCCGAACGTGGCCTCGATGACGAGCGTGTCGCACTCGGCCACCTGCACGGGCTCGGCCGTGAGCGAGGGCACCACGTTCAGGTCCCCCGTGTAGACGATGCGCTTGCCGTCCGAGCGGATGACCCGGATCTGCGCGCTGCCCAGGATGTGCCCCGCGGGCAGCAGCTCCAGCGTCAGGGAGCCCAGCTCGAAGATCTGGTTGAACGGCACCGCCAGCGGCGCGCCCACAGGCCCCAGCCGGTGCGTCATGAAGCGCAGCGTGGCCGCCGTGGAGATGGTGGCCTCGTGCCGAGCGATGTGGTCCGTGTGGCCGTGGCTGACGAAGGACAGCGGACTCTTGCGTGTCGCGTCCAGCGACAGCGGGGTCCCTGTCAGGTGCAGTCCGTTTCGCCTCAGCTCGACGCTCATGCGGAAGCTTTCCCTATAGCGCGCCCCGAGCCCCCTGTGTCCTTCATCTTCGCTTTCGCCCGCCCGTCGCCTCAGCACCCGGGCAGCCACCCT includes:
- a CDS encoding MBL fold metallo-hydrolase; protein product: MSVELRRNGLHLTGTPLSLDATRKSPLSFVSHGHTDHIARHEATISTAATLRFMTHRLGPVGAPLAVPFNQIFELGSLTLELLPAGHILGSAQIRVIRSDGKRIVYTGDLNVVPSLTAEPVQVAECDTLVIEATFGHPRYRFPPKDEVLAKVEAWVRQQLERGTVPVLLGYPLGKSQEAMKYLAGKGLSLVAHASIFEMAQLYTELGVTIERLRRFDGKVEPGEVLFFPPHLARGGGLSGLWPRATAVLTGWALDPGAAYRYGAQVAFPVSDHADCPSLVKYVKDTGAREVITHHGFKEELAQLLREQGIDARALGSKPQQLALF
- a CDS encoding polysaccharide deacetylase family protein, with protein sequence MPATGSRTPAATTPASPGRNATYTIHAKDTLGSVAKAKLGDPKRWTEIAELNKDILPDPNRLPVGMTIELPPANRAEKPVQPPAVKGIFWPERFQGKAALTFDDGPHPVNTPKVLDILKRYGAKATFFVLGKKAREYPELIRRIVAEGHTLGNHSDDHPDYVKVSREEIERQLNAAQAAVDAALGRSHPMVQMRPPYGSMDNVVKEVIHARGNMAVLWNADSWDWRYRNDDPRILANVFAVPGGVQTTGGAILFHDIHPQTVRVLGDVLTRLKRLGIAVVTTDELLRQKYAAAPPPAVS
- a CDS encoding MOSC domain-containing protein; this translates as MAMQLTARTVRVLIGAEPKNHVTRDMPEVKVGFEGFVGDRHSGLTRKADVRTPWFPKGTLVRNTRQVSLVSTEELALMAEALGLPQVLAAWLGANLELAGVPGLTQLPPGTRLFFPEDVALVVEGENEPCRKAGRALEAHHPEQAGLASRFVKAAHHRRGLVGWVERPGVIRPGDKVKVMLPPTVAYSLPTEPGSVGQST
- a CDS encoding NAD(P)-dependent alcohol dehydrogenase, yielding MLKTPAYATAAPNKPLAPTTIDRREPGPRDVLIDILFSGVCHSDIHQARDEWGGALFPMVPGHEIIGRVKQVGPQVSKFKTGDLVGVGCMVDSCRDCGTCHKDLEQFCERGMAATYNGTEMDRKTPTYGGYSTQITVAEHFVLKVPENLDPAGAAPLLCAGITTYSPLRQWNCKKGDRVGVVGLGGLGHMAVKLAVSMGAEVTMLSTSPSKEADARKLGAQGFALTKDEATFKRLANHFDLIINTISAPHDYNKYMGMVRPQGAMVIVGVPPEPTPVSAFSLIGGNKRLAGSMIGGIRETQEMLDYCGKHQIVSDVEIIPMQKINEAYERMIKNDVRYRFVIDIASLKQA